The sequence below is a genomic window from Pseudomonadota bacterium.
TTTCTTGTCCCCGAATCTAAATGCCGTGATGCCGGTATTTATGAAATAAGATACCAGAGAGGTGAGGATCATCAGGATACGCATTGCGAAAATCCATATAATAAGTATGCTGCCCATAACCGGGTTACCGGCAAGTGCCAGTGCTAAAAATGCGATAAGGGCAACGCCTGTCACACCGTATGTTTCAAAGCCATCTGCTGTTGGCCCCACGCTGTCACCAGCATTGTCGCCTGTACAGTCTGCAATAACACCCGGGTTTCTGGGGTCGTCTTCAGGAAGGTGGAATACAATCTTCATGAGGTCAGAGCCAATATCGGCAATCTTGGTGAATATACCACCGCAGATCCTCAAGGCACTTGCACCAAGGGACTCACCTATTGCAAAACCGATAAAACAGGGCCCCACCAGTTCTTTTGGTATAAAAACAAGGATGCATATCATGAAGAAGAGCTCGACACTCACGAGCAGGAGGCCGACGCTCATCCCCGACTTCATGGGGATGCTGACCACATTAACCGGTTTGCCTGTTAGGGAGGCAAAGGCTGCCCTTGAATTTGCCCTCGTATTGATTCTCATACCGAACCATGCCACACCATAAGAACCTAAAATACCCATGATAGAGCAGAAGAGGATTAGGAGAATGTTCCCAAAGGAGACATGCTGCAATCCGCCGAAATAATAGACAATACAGATGGCAATCAGAATCCAGAGGATGATGAGAAATTTACCCTGCTGGGCAAGGTATGACTTACATGTTTCCCATATAATATCGGAAACATCAAGCATCGACTTGTGGGCAGGCAGATTCTTTGTCTGGTTGTACTGGATGATGGAAAAGACCAACCCCACTATGCAGATCAGCAGCCCAAAATACATAATCGATACCCCGCCGATCGTGCCACCGAGGATAGTGAACGCTACCTTGGTAAGGTCTGGCAGCACGATATCAGCTTCACCTGCAAAGGTGGCAGGTGCTGCTATAAATAGCATGGAAACTAAAGTCAACAAGATAAACAACAGATTTCGTTTAAATATAAAACCCATTATAACCTCCTTACTAAAAAAATTTAGTACCTTCACATTAATGTTGGTTACAACCAAACTTCCCTTTCCTAACCTGGCTGCTAAATTACGATGCCTTTATTCTAAAACACTTTTTTCGGCATTGTCAATGAACTTATGAAATAATTCACAATTATTTGACACTAAGATTCGGTACACCTGAAAAATCAAGGATTTTCAAGGAAACACAAGGATTTTGGCATATTTTTTATTTAGTATTATGCAGTATTATGCAGTATTATGCAGTATTGTATTTCACGTTTCTTTCACGTTTTTTTTCACGGCGCATATACAAGCCCTCTCTTCCCTAAAAAAAGTAATATGTTTAATGAAGCTTGATATGAACCAGACAGAAGAAAAAGACGCAGATGAGCTGGAGCTCTTGACTTTAACAGAGCTTTCAAAAATGTTGAAGCTGAATAAACATACAATAAGAAAGCATCTCATGGAGACAAAACTTCTTCCCTATGTCAAAATCAGCAGGAAGTTAATCAGGTTTACGAGAAAGGATGTAGAAGAGTTTCTCCTTTCAAAAAAAGGTTATACACACCTCCAGTAGGAATGTGGACATAAAATGGGTAGAAGGCATAGCTGTTTTTACCCACCCAGGCGTTCGATTTTACCGTGAACATGATAACCCAGAGCACGTTAAGGTCATCAGGGTTGACGAAATAGAGGCTTTCTTCAGGGAAGGGAAACCTGCATACAGCACTGAGCGCATTATACCGCAAATCTTATATCCATGCAGTATAGGAAGGAGAACCACCCTTATGAATGGAGTCTCTGAGCCTTGTATTTAAGATGAATTTTTTCTCTATTGGAAACTCTAGGGAGGATTTACTCTATGAGACAGGTTGATTGGGATTACAGGTTGCATCCAGGAACTGGAACGAGCTTGGTTATATGCCGATAACAAGGCAGCAGGCAAACCTTCTTTTCCAGCTTATCTCTATACGTTATGAAAAGGGATCTATTATCCTTACCAGTAATTACAACTTTCATGAATGGGGCAAGATATTCGAGGATAATGTTGTAGCTTCTGCCATTATAGACATACTTGTGCATCATGCAAGGATATTCTATATCAATGGCAGAGAGCGGGAACGGGGAATAAAAACAAAAATGCGGGTAAAACTGGCGGCAAAGATGCTCATCATTGCCTGGACGTTGATGAAAAAGAAGGAGGTGTTCAATCCGGGTTGCATAGCTGATTAGTCAAAACTTATTACCGGCGAGAGAGCCCGATTAAGAACGTTGAGGCGAATGACCTCGTGGGGGACAATTTAAGGGCCTCTCACCTGAATCATGCAACCTGGATAAAGGATGATGGGTGCTCCATACAGGAGATACCGGATACTGAAAACGATAAGGTGCGGATTCGCTTATTGATGAGAAGTTCGCCGGACACCGTGAAGAGTTCCATGTAAAGAGCCAAGAGGGGAGGTTTATTCTGAAAAAGGCAGCATTGCTAACCCTTTGATATTATGGAGCTGATTTTTTTATGTCATTTCTTCTTGACAGGAGAATTATAGGATGTCCTTAGTTCCCAATCCTATTTTGGTAACGGCAGAGCAGCTTATGTCTTTTTGGGGGAGATTTATGCCCTTGAGTATACTATCTTTTGTTCTCGCATCTCCTTTCTTATCATCCCTTTTCCCTCAAGGTATTTTAAGTGAGCGATCGCCTCTCCAGTGGCAAAGAATTTCTGCATAGCAGGAAAAGAATTCCAGGAGTCACAATCAATATTCCATGTCATCTGTGATGCCACTTCGTAGGCGTTTTTACTACCTTCTTTCAGTATGGAAATGACCTCGTCAAGCCTCTTCTGATGATGATCTTTTAATTCCCTGATCCTCTCTTTACAATTCCTGAAAATACCTTTGTGGCCTGGCAAAACAAGCTCGATATCCAATTCATAAACCCTGCTCAAGCTTAAGAGATATTCCTTTAGTGGGTTCTCGGCATCATATCTTGCCAGAATGACAGGGGTTATCTCATTAAGAAGATGATCTCCCGATATAAAAATCTTCTTATTGGACTCGTATAAACACGTATGACCCTTGCTGTGACCCGGTGTTGTTACACATTTAAATTGGTAATCCCCTATATCTAATATGTCCCCATCTTTTAGAAACGTAAAAGGGAGGGGCTTCCTCCACCTATGTTCATTAGCAGGATGGAAACTGAGGGCTTCTTGAAGCTCATCTTCAGGGAAACCGCTCATTCGACCAGAATTCGTGAGTTCCTGCAAAAAGTTACCGGATCTAATCCAATCAATACCAACAGATTCTATTTTGTTAAAGTATATCGTTGAGTTATCAGCTATTAATGTGGGGGCAAGACTAAAATGATCTATGTGAAAATGGGTAATGAAAAAGTCTGTTTTTTCTAAATCTACTCCAAGTTTCTCCAAACTTGCCTGCATTGCTTTCCTGCATTCTTCAATGTCCATCCCCGTATCGATAATCAAATTTCGGTTCCTTGCCTTGATTACATACGAATTAACAGACTTCAATGCCATCTCGGGGAGAGGAATCTCAATTTTGTACAGGTTTGCAGTAATTTGTTCTATCATCAATCCACCATAAATTACCCCTCTACCACATCGTATGTCCAGCAAAATATAGACTTAGTAAGCATCACCTTTTCCGTGATAAGTCATGCAGCATATCTAACGAACTCTTTTCGACGCTCTTGCCAGTAAGTATCCCATCCTCTATTAAGCTTTAAAAGTCTCAATCTTAAAAGAGGATTAACACCCTTTTTGTACCAACTCATCACACGCTTCTTAAATCTACGGGCTACTGTTATATCTACTGTCTTCTCTACAGGCCCAGAACCATAGCCTCCTGTCTTTGGAATATTCTCAATCCACTGTAAATTATTCTTCACATAATCCATAGCATCTCTATTTTCTTGATCTTCTCAGGGGTCTCTTAACCGTGAACCTTCCTCCATGAGTGCCCTAATAATCTCCCTTCAGTCTCCTTTTAATGCTTAATAGATGCATGACCAGCGGAGGGCTGCGATAGTAAAATACGGAAGAATAAATCTTCTCATTTTATGCACTTTCAAAAACATCATCTTAGTCTCACTGGCCGCCTTTTGCCATATATATCTCAACATTTGCAACCATAATGTAAATTGTCCTGACTTCAAGATGTGGTTACAAGTTGACACTCCGGAACCTCCTCTTTTACTCCATTTTTTTTCTTAACAGAATCGTAGACAAAAGTCAGATTTTCTTGCACCTCCTTTGTGCCTCTGATTGATTGTGATATTTTTATTTTACTCTCTTCCTCTACGGTGCCCCAGCGTCTTTTTGCAGACAATATCGGGAAGGGGTTCAATAGCAGAACCAGCCACTATCGCAGTCCATTCCGATGGTCGAGAATCAGAATAAACTGATCCGTCGTTGTATGTGGTGTGCGATCCGAGTTTGCGATAGCTCCTCTTCAAACAGTCAATCTGAATGACCTGACTAATATCTCTTACTCTGGCGTTTTCTCTCCGGTTCAACGCTTTCACCTGCACCTTCACCAGTTGTTGATCCGACTCGTCGTATTTAACATTTTTCGGGTCATAGTAGAAGTTGTCACCTACTGAATTCGTGAAAAATTGTTTCCATTCCTCGCTTTGTGAATGGGCATGTGAAAAGAATCCTGAAACCGTCATGAGGATGAAGACAAAAAAAACGACCAGAGCTTTCATGGTTACCCTCCTATATCCATGCTGTCCACAGACAACTCTCCCGAATAGCTTACCAGATACGTCCGCCGTTGACAATCAAAATCACTTGTCTGTCATCTACGAATGAACTACCCCGCAGCTCTGCTGCGGGGTAGTTCATTACAAAGACAACCCTATGGAGGAGGCAGAAGCTGCACATGGAAAGCTCCCATCGATATGCTAAAAGAGGAAAATCTTAAAGCCCTCCCTGCCATACCCTACAAACCTTGCCGTGTTATTCCTGCTGTAATCACTACAACTGCATTTATCGAGTTTGAGACAAACCGGTATTCCATTCCCACAGAATATGCGGGGATGGCTGCAACGATCCTCTCGTATCCTGACCACATCGAAGTCCTGGTAAGAGAGAAGAAGGTTGCTTATCATACCCGATCCTTTGATAGACGGCAAAAGATTGAACATCCCTCTCACCGGGAGAGACTTCTTCAGAAGACGTCCAACTTTAAATATGAGCGGATACAACAGTTGATGAAACGCATGGATGCCGGCATTGGACACTTTCTTACTATG
It includes:
- a CDS encoding sodium/proton-translocating pyrophosphatase, yielding MGFIFKRNLLFILLTLVSMLFIAAPATFAGEADIVLPDLTKVAFTILGGTIGGVSIMYFGLLICIVGLVFSIIQYNQTKNLPAHKSMLDVSDIIWETCKSYLAQQGKFLIILWILIAICIVYYFGGLQHVSFGNILLILFCSIMGILGSYGVAWFGMRINTRANSRAAFASLTGKPVNVVSIPMKSGMSVGLLLVSVELFFMICILVFIPKELVGPCFIGFAIGESLGASALRICGGIFTKIADIGSDLMKIVFHLPEDDPRNPGVIADCTGDNAGDSVGPTADGFETYGVTGVALIAFLALALAGNPVMGSILIIWIFAMRILMILTSLVSYFINTGITAFRFGDKKRFNFEQPLTNLIWITSIISIIVTFWASYVLLSDLPAEYSSLWWALSIIISCGTIAGALIPEFTKVFTSTNSRHVQEV
- a CDS encoding helix-turn-helix domain-containing protein, with protein sequence MNQTEEKDADELELLTLTELSKMLKLNKHTIRKHLMETKLLPYVKISRKLIRFTRKDVEEFLLSKKGYTHLQ
- a CDS encoding MBL fold metallo-hydrolase, whose amino-acid sequence is MIEQITANLYKIEIPLPEMALKSVNSYVIKARNRNLIIDTGMDIEECRKAMQASLEKLGVDLEKTDFFITHFHIDHFSLAPTLIADNSTIYFNKIESVGIDWIRSGNFLQELTNSGRMSGFPEDELQEALSFHPANEHRWRKPLPFTFLKDGDILDIGDYQFKCVTTPGHSKGHTCLYESNKKIFISGDHLLNEITPVILARYDAENPLKEYLLSLSRVYELDIELVLPGHKGIFRNCKERIRELKDHHQKRLDEVISILKEGSKNAYEVASQMTWNIDCDSWNSFPAMQKFFATGEAIAHLKYLEGKGMIRKEMREQKIVYSRA